The Gadus chalcogrammus isolate NIFS_2021 chromosome 10, NIFS_Gcha_1.0, whole genome shotgun sequence genome contains a region encoding:
- the efemp2a gene encoding EGF-containing fibulin-like extracellular matrix protein 2a: MQSGCVTVLCVCACVSVLVRSTISEPVTESHTYTECTDGYQWDPQTQHCKDVNECETIADACKGEMKCFNHYGGYLCLPRSASVIPAPEPAHTPTVPEPFNPCPLGYEPQGDSCVDVDECERDEHDCQPSQQCINTQGAFTCQCPDGYRKVGTECIDIDECRYRYCQHHCVNVPGSFSCQCEPGFQLAGNNRSCIDVNECEMGAPCTQRCYNTYGTFMCRCDQGYELGPDGFTCNDLDECSYSIYHCQHQCVNQPGKFYCECPEGYQLLGTRLCQDVNECETGEHQCTESQMCVNIHGRYQCVDTNRCQEPYVQLSDNRCICPATKPACRDLPYSIVNRYMSITSERSVPSDIFQIQATSLSSGAYNTFRIRSGDDNSDFYIRQINNISAMLVLARAVTGPKEYTLDLEMLSVNPLLSYQTSSVLRLSVYVGPHTF; this comes from the exons ATGCAGAGTGGTTGTGtgactgttttgtgtgtgtgcgcttgtgtgtctgtgcttgttcGAAGCACCATTTCAGAGCCTGTAACGGAAAGTCATACCTATACG GAATGCACAGATGGGTACCAGTGGGATCCTCAGACCCAGCACTGCAAAG aCGTAAACGAGTGTGAGACGATCGCCGACGCCTGCAAAGGAGAGATGAAGTGCTTCAACCACTACGGGGGCTACCTGTGTCTGCCCCGCTCGGCCTCCGTCATCCCCGCCCCCGAGCCCGCCCACACCCCCACCGTGCCGGAGCCCTTCAACCCCTGTCCCCTGGGCTACGAGCCCCAGGGAGACagctgtgtgg atgTGGACGAGTGTGAGCGTGACGAACATGACTGTCAGCCCAGCCAGCAGTGCATCAACACTCAGGGGGCGTTCACTTGCCAGTGCCCTGACGGTTACCGCAAGGTTGGGACGGAGTGCATCG acatcGACGAGTGCAGGTACCGGTACTGCCAGCACCACTGTGTCAACGTCCCCGGCTCCTTCTCCTGCCAATGTGAGCCCGGCTTCCAACTGGCCGGGAACAACCGCTCCTGTATAG ATGTGAATGAGTGTGAGATGGGTGCACCCTGCACCCAGCGGTGTTACAACACCTACGGGACCTTCATGTGTCGCTGCGACCAGGGCTACGAGCTCGGCCCCGACGGCTTCACCTGCAACG ACCTAGACGAGTGCAGCTATTCCATTTACCACTGCCAGCATCAGTGCGTCAACCAACCAGGAAAGTTCTACTGTGAATGCCCAGAAGGGTACCAGCTGCTGGGCACTCGGCTGTGCCAGG ATGTGAACGAGTGTGAGACGGGTGAGCACCAGTGCACCGAGTCGCAGATGTGCGTCAACATCCACGGGCGCTACCAGTGCGTGGACACCAACCGATGCCAGGAGCCGTACGTGCAACTATCGGACAA CCGTTGCATCTGCCCCGCGACAAAACCGGCGTGCCGCGACCTGCCATACTCCATCGTCAACCGCTACATGAGCATCACCTCGGAGCGCTCCGTGCCCTCGGACATCTTCCAGATCCAGGCAACCAGCCTGTCGTCAGGCGCCTACAACACCTTCCGCATCCGCTCCGGGGACGACAACTCCGACTTCTACATCAGG CAAATCAACAACATCAGCGCCATGCTGGTGCTGGCACGCGCCGTCACGGGCCCCAAGGAGTACACCCTGGACCTGGAGATGCTGTCCGTCAACCCGCTGCTCAGCTACCAGACCAGCTCCGTCCTGCGGCTCTCCGTCTACGTGGGGCCCCACACCTtctag
- the fibpa gene encoding fibroblast growth factor (acidic) intracellular binding protein a, with product MAVELDVFVGNTTIMDEEVYQLWLDGYTVNDAVKWRMGSEGMEEYEASAEVVMSDTMDQYRTFQMCERLLHNPTKLANQLLFQIPPHRQAMLIERYYTFDDVFVREVLGKKLSKGTKKDLDDVSSKTGITLKSCRRQFDNFKRVFKVVEELKGPLVENIRQNFILSDKLARDYAAIVFFANNRFETGKRKLQYLTFQDFAFCAGQLIKNWTVGAVDNMVEDMDVDLDKEFLQDLKELKILITDKDLLDQHKSLVCTALRGKTKVYTEMETNFKNLSRGLVNIAAKLTNTKDVRDFFIDLVEKFIEPCRSDRWASADMRLYLTHYTNSALLLDTFKYQVVWDRYMGVIKSCIFKMYHD from the exons ATGGCGGTAGAGCTTGATGTATTTGTGGGGAACACCACCATCATGGATGAGGAGGTTTATCAGCTGTGGCTTGATGGCTATACAG TAAACGATGCAGTTAAGTGGCGAATGGGCAGCGAGGGGATGGAGGAATACGAGGCGAGTGCCGAAGTCGTAATGAGTGACACTATGGACCAGTACAGAACTTTCCAGATGTGTGAACGTCTGCTGCACAACCCCACCAAGCTGGCCAACCAGCTGCTGTTCCAGATCCCGCCCCATCGGCAGGCTATGCTCATAGAGAG ATACTATACGTTTGATGACGTGTTTGTACGGGAGGTCTTGGGCAAAAAACTATCAAAGGGAACCAAGAAAGACCTCGATGACGTCAGCTCAAAGACGGGCATCACTCTGAAGAGTTGTAGACGGCAG TTTGACAACTTCAAGCGTGTGTTCAAAGTCGTGGAAGAACTCAAGGGACCCCTGGTCGAGAACATTCGCCAAAACTTTATTCTCTCTGACAAGCTGGCCAG GGATTATGCGGCAATAGTTTTCTTTGCCAACAATCGGTTTGAGACGGGGAAGAGAAAACTGCAGTATCTCACGTTCCAGGACTTTGCTTTCTGCGCCGGCCAGCTCATCAAAAACTGGACAGTAGGAGCTGTGG ATAACATGGTGGAAGACATGGACGTAGATCTGGACAAAGAATTTCTACAAGACCTGAAAGAGCTGAAGATATTGATAACGGACAAGGATCTGCTGGATCAACACAAAAG TCTGGTTTGCACAGCTCTCAGGGGAAAGACGAAAGTGTACACAGAGATGGAGACCAACTTCAAG AATCTTTCACGGGGGCTGGTCAACATCGCAGCGAAACTCACAAATACAAAAGATGTCAGAGATTTCTTCATCGATCTGGTGGAGAAG TTCATCGAGCCCTGTCGCTCTGACCGCTGGGCCTCCGCAGACATGAGGCTCTACCTCACCCACTACACCAACTCTGCACTCCTCCTGGACACATTCAA ATATCAAGTTGTGTGGGACCGATACATGGGAGTCATTAAAAGCTGTATCTTCAAAATGTACCACGACTGA
- the ccdc85b gene encoding coiled-coil domain-containing protein 85B, producing MGSDSEVFKRELSKMSDDELMACSKEELLSRLRKEESEKMSALIQRGRLIKEVNKQLQGHLLEIRELKVINQRLQEENTELRDLCCFLDDDRLKVKKLAREWQLFGHHAAKVMREDLGGYLKKLADLERMQDGLVKENLDLKELCLVLEEECVSRSDSSPGGSTELNLPCMVARDLGDGSSSTGSVGSPDQLHLVCSPDDRRTSFG from the coding sequence ATGGGTAGCGACAGCGAGGTCTTTAAGAGAGAATTATCAAAGATGTCCGACGACGAGTTAATGGCTTGCTCCAAGGAAGAACTACTGAGCCGACTGCGTAAAGAGGAGTCCGAAAAGATGTCTGCTCTCATTCAACGTGGACGTCTGATCAAAGAAGTAAATAAACAGCTGCAGGGACACCTCCTGGAAATCAGGGAGCTGAAAGTCATCAATCAGCGTCTACAAGAAGAAAACACAGAGTTGCGAGACCTTTGCTGTTTTCTTGACGACGATCGCCTAAAAGTTAAAAAGCTGGCAAGAGAATGGCAGCTGTTTGGGCACCATGCGGCTAAAGTGATGCGGGAAGACCTTGGCGGATACTTGAAGAAACTTGCAGACCTGGAGCGAATGCAGGACGGACTGGTCAAGGAAAATTTGGATCTTAAGGAGCTCTGTTTGGTCCTGGAGGAGGAATGTGTCAGTCGAAGTGACTCGAGCCCCGGTGGGTCGACTGAGCTCAACCTCCCCTGCATGGTGGCCCGGGACTTGGGGGACGGGAGCTCAAGCACAGGCAGCGTTGGGAGTCCAGACCAACTTCATCTGGTGTGCTCACCTGATGACAGGAGGACATCATTTGGTTGA
- the fosl1a gene encoding fos-related antigen 1a has protein sequence MYRNFGNQGRGNSSFANSDTGSPVPHTGSSSVSLGAASTSTTQQEQKFTMAGNSQFVPSLNAITTNQDLQWMVQPSFGSPPGPSQSPRPSFQAHSGMRPMGQRQSQTHFYRHGVIRAASHSTGSTRRRNDEHLSPEEMERRMIRRERNKLAAAKCRNRRRELTDTLQNETDELEGEKSRLQKEITELQKKKDKLELVLEAHRPICKIEDSSSDSDSRPPLSMLRGIKMEPESSEQPGPSSKPQSAKRLAKPKPKITIPPKPATTLATVISAPESESLHTPILMSTPSFTPFTANLVFTYPSAPLDSLASGTSHATSSSSSSHHANPQHSLNLAAQHCGIAHRRSSSSGDQSDHSLHSPTIISL, from the exons ATGTATCGAAACTTTGGAAACCAAGGGAGAGGCAACTCGTCTTTCGCCAATAGTGACACCGGGTCGCCAGTGCCACACACTGGCTCAAGTTCTGTATCTCTGGGAGCTGCTAGCACCTCAACCACACAACAGGAGCAG AAATTCACCATGGCGGGAAATAGCCAATTTGTACCAAGTCTCAACGCTATCACCACCAACCAGGACCTCCAATGGATGGTCCAGCCTTCCTTTGGGTCTCCACCAGGCCCTTCACAGTCTCCAAGACCCTCTTTCCAAGCTCACTCAGGGATGCGACCAATGGGTCAAAGACAATCCCAAACACACTTTTACAGACATGGGGTCATCCGAGCTGCTTCCCACTCCACAGGTTCCACAAGGCGCAGAAATGATGAACAC TTATCACCAGAAGAGATGGAGAGGCGGATGATTCGGAGAGAACGGAACAAACTGGCTGCTGCAAAGTGTCGTAACCGCCGCCGGGAGTTGACTGACACACTACAAAAT GAGACTGACGAGTTGGAAGGGGAAAAGTCCCGTCTTCAGAAGGAAATCACTGAACTacagaagaagaaggacaagCTAGAGCTCGTCCTGGAAGCCCACCGTCCCATCTGTAAAATCGAAGACTCCAGCTCCGACTCCGACTCCCGCCCACCGCTGTCAATGTTGCGGGGAATCAAGATGGAACCAGAGAGCTCAGAGCAGCCCGGGCCTTCGTCAAAACCTCAGTCAGCAAAGAGGCTCGCCAAGCCCAAACCAAAGATAACTATCCCGCCCAAGCCCGCGACAACACTGGCTACTGTGATCAGTGCCCCCGAATCTGAATCCCTCCACACGCCCATCCTTATGTCCACTCCATCTTTTACTCCCTTCACCGCAAATTTAGTCTTCACCTATCCCTCCGCCCCTCTAGACAGCCTGGCCTCTGGTACATCCCATGccacttcttcctcctcttcctcccaccaTGCTAATCCCCAACACTCTCTCAACCTCGCCGCCCAACACTGTGGCATAGCTCATCGtcgtagcagcagcagcggtgACCAATCCGATCACTCCCTTCACTCCCCGACCATCATCTCTCTTTGA